Part of the bacterium genome is shown below.
CCGTCAAGCCATGCACGTTTTAATACCGACAGGTGTTCATTTTCCACCTCTACGGTATCTTCTTTTTTGATGCCAATCATTACATCCTTTACCTGTTTAATCAACGCGTCTTCAATCTCTTTCCTCGCGGCTAACGTGCAGTAACTTATCATTTCCGACCTGGCTATAATCCTGAAATCATTCGGGCCAAACTTTTTATCCGCTATTGCCTCCCTGAGGTCCTCCAGCGGAGCGGCTCCCGCGTCAAAGGCCTGGTAATAAACGGCATAAAGCACTTTTTCATGTTTAAAAGACCCGGAGGGTATAGCATAATAAGCCAAATCTTTTTCAGGGTCAACGCCATTCCGTTTTAACAAATCGTAAACCGCGAGGTATCCCGCGGGCGCGAATTCCGGACCGAAAATAAATTTTTTGTCTTTTAAATCCGAAATATTTTTAATACCGCTTTCATTCCGGACAATGATCGTCCCGATAGTATTTTTCCCCTCGGGACCTCTTTTTTCACCCACGACAAGTTTCGCCTGGTAATTTTTCTTTAAAATAATATACATGACGGAATTGGCATGGACAAAATCGATTTTTTTCTCCCTGAACGCGTCT
Proteins encoded:
- a CDS encoding phosphate/phosphite/phosphonate ABC transporter substrate-binding protein; amino-acid sequence: MNRKMIIMLMILINFYGYCYAEDSIKIGYMVCNSLKETEERFQPLTNYLNKKLGKKFEAVYLNTYDIEDAFREKKIDFVHANSVMYIILKKNYQAKLVVGEKRGPEGKNTIGTIIVRNESGIKNISDLKDKKFIFGPEFAPAGYLAVYDLLKRNGVDPEKDLAYYAIPSGSFKHEKVLYAVYYQAFDAGAAPLEDLREAIADKKFGPNDFRIIARSEMISYCTLAARKEIEDALIKQVKDVMIGIKKEDTVEVENEHLSVLKRAWLDGFIEVNDKDYDLLREMAKRVNLTPYEGN